In Odocoileus virginianus isolate 20LAN1187 ecotype Illinois chromosome 5, Ovbor_1.2, whole genome shotgun sequence, a single window of DNA contains:
- the GADD45A gene encoding growth arrest and DNA damage-inducible protein GADD45 alpha isoform X2, translating into MPGLWAMDKVGDALEEVLSKALSQRTITVGVYEAAKLLNVDPDNVVLCLLAADEDDDRDVALQIHFTLIQAFCCENDIDILRVSNPGRLAELLLLETDAGPAASEGAEQPPDLHCVLVTNPHSSQWKDPALSQLICFCRESRYMDQWVPVINLPER; encoded by the exons ATGCCGGGCCTCTGGGC GATGGATAAGGTGGGGGATGCCCTCGAGGAAGTGCTCAGCAAAGCCCTGAGTCAGCGCACCATCACCGTCGGGGTGTACGAGGCGGCCAAGCTGCTCAACGT CGACCCGGATAACGTGGTGCTGTGCCTGTTGGCGGCGGACGAGGACGACGACAGGGACGTGGCTCTGCAGATCCACTTTACCCTGATCCAGGCATTTTGCTGCGAGAACGATATCGACATCCTGCGTGTCAGCAACCCGGGCCGGCTGGCCGAACTCTTGCTCCTAGAGACCGATGCGGGCCCCGCGGCCAGCGAGGGCGCAGAGCAGCCCCCGGACCTGCACTGCGTGCTGGTGACG AATCCACATTCATCACAGTGGAAGGATCCCGCGTTAAGTCAACTTATTTGTTTCTGCCGGGAAAGTCGCTACATGGATCAGTGGGTTCCAGTGATTAATCTCCCTGAACGGTGA
- the GADD45A gene encoding growth arrest and DNA damage-inducible protein GADD45 alpha isoform X1 — translation MTLEEFSAGEQKTERMDKVGDALEEVLSKALSQRTITVGVYEAAKLLNVDPDNVVLCLLAADEDDDRDVALQIHFTLIQAFCCENDIDILRVSNPGRLAELLLLETDAGPAASEGAEQPPDLHCVLVTNPHSSQWKDPALSQLICFCRESRYMDQWVPVINLPER, via the exons ATGACTTTGGAGGAATTCTCGGCTGGAGAGCAGAAGACCGAAAG GATGGATAAGGTGGGGGATGCCCTCGAGGAAGTGCTCAGCAAAGCCCTGAGTCAGCGCACCATCACCGTCGGGGTGTACGAGGCGGCCAAGCTGCTCAACGT CGACCCGGATAACGTGGTGCTGTGCCTGTTGGCGGCGGACGAGGACGACGACAGGGACGTGGCTCTGCAGATCCACTTTACCCTGATCCAGGCATTTTGCTGCGAGAACGATATCGACATCCTGCGTGTCAGCAACCCGGGCCGGCTGGCCGAACTCTTGCTCCTAGAGACCGATGCGGGCCCCGCGGCCAGCGAGGGCGCAGAGCAGCCCCCGGACCTGCACTGCGTGCTGGTGACG AATCCACATTCATCACAGTGGAAGGATCCCGCGTTAAGTCAACTTATTTGTTTCTGCCGGGAAAGTCGCTACATGGATCAGTGGGTTCCAGTGATTAATCTCCCTGAACGGTGA